The following proteins come from a genomic window of Proteiniphilum propionicum:
- a CDS encoding RagB/SusD family nutrient uptake outer membrane protein, which produces MKKTLCIITASVALLACNDDFLERYPQTSIVEKNFFKTVADLETYSNQFYDYLYVENIDRNTDNTTIEKGNIRSLMLGTITADNAGGWDWGSLRAINTLLDNSLNIEGDDLEINKFKAVGKFFRARFYIDKVKTYSDVPWYGKVLTDTDIDLLYKARDTREIVVDSIIADLEYATKYMGESKHKTRLSKWAAFTELARFCLYEGTYRKYHEGEADLHVVKTPEYFLNKAIAAASEVMESKKFDIYSTSNFDTDYGSLFKSYELNDNCEVIMYLAHEENKRENNSGKVLDYENGISRSFVDSYLYKDGSFVPRSVTDTLQINYIFENRDPRLKQSIMYPGYVLYKIRAHKLPINKTGGYGQIKFLPDESKNHLAIYVSASTSLPLYRYAELLLIYAEAKAEMGELTQADLDKTINVLRRRAGMPNLFMNPPIDPMMAEMYNNIKSTQSAELLEIRRERNIELFAEGFRYDDLMRWKMGKVYEFPQQGIYVPKSGLVDITGDGSPDYYICDTDENIPSDLPGDISIEITSKSNIPYFLEYGDHGHIMFKAEKNGLGSFVEPKYYYRPVPTSQLNLNKNLKQIFDWD; this is translated from the coding sequence ATGAAAAAAACATTATGCATAATAACAGCTTCAGTCGCATTGCTAGCCTGCAATGATGATTTTCTGGAGCGTTATCCTCAAACGAGTATCGTAGAAAAGAATTTTTTCAAAACAGTCGCTGATCTTGAAACTTATTCAAATCAGTTTTATGACTATCTATATGTCGAAAACATCGACCGCAATACCGATAATACCACTATTGAAAAAGGTAACATCAGGTCCCTTATGCTAGGAACCATCACTGCAGATAATGCTGGCGGATGGGACTGGGGCTCTTTAAGGGCCATTAATACGCTGCTCGATAATTCATTAAATATAGAGGGAGATGATCTGGAGATCAACAAATTTAAGGCTGTTGGTAAATTCTTCAGGGCACGTTTTTATATCGACAAGGTTAAAACCTATAGCGATGTTCCTTGGTATGGGAAGGTACTTACTGATACCGATATTGATTTGTTATACAAAGCTAGGGATACCCGTGAGATAGTCGTTGATTCAATTATTGCCGACCTTGAATATGCCACAAAATATATGGGGGAAAGCAAGCATAAAACGCGATTATCAAAGTGGGCTGCCTTTACTGAATTGGCAAGATTTTGTCTCTACGAAGGAACTTATAGGAAATACCACGAAGGAGAAGCTGATTTGCATGTGGTGAAAACACCAGAGTATTTTCTAAATAAAGCCATTGCTGCTGCCAGTGAGGTGATGGAATCCAAAAAGTTTGATATTTATTCAACCTCAAACTTTGACACCGACTACGGTAGCCTTTTTAAATCGTATGAACTGAATGACAATTGTGAAGTTATCATGTACCTTGCTCACGAAGAGAATAAGCGGGAAAACAATTCAGGAAAAGTACTTGATTATGAAAACGGGATTAGCCGTTCCTTTGTCGATTCGTATCTTTACAAGGATGGATCCTTTGTTCCCCGTAGTGTTACCGATACTTTACAGATAAATTATATTTTTGAAAATCGGGATCCAAGGTTAAAGCAGTCAATCATGTATCCCGGCTATGTGCTGTACAAAATCAGGGCCCACAAATTGCCCATAAACAAAACCGGAGGATACGGACAAATCAAGTTTTTACCCGATGAGAGCAAAAACCATTTGGCCATTTATGTTTCGGCTTCCACATCACTCCCTTTATACCGGTATGCTGAATTATTACTGATATATGCAGAAGCAAAGGCTGAGATGGGAGAACTCACCCAGGCTGACCTGGATAAAACGATAAATGTTTTGCGAAGAAGAGCCGGTATGCCCAATCTATTTATGAACCCTCCTATCGATCCTATGATGGCTGAAATGTACAACAATATTAAATCAACACAAAGTGCTGAACTGTTAGAAATTCGAAGAGAAAGAAACATTGAATTGTTTGCCGAAGGATTTAGGTATGACGACCTGATGAGATGGAAAATGGGCAAAGTTTATGAGTTCCCTCAGCAGGGAATATATGTGCCTAAATCGGGACTAGTTGATATTACTGGCGACGGAAGTCCAGACTATTACATCTGTGATACTGACGAAAATATCCCTTCAGACTTGCCCGGGGATATTTCAATTGAGATTACCTCGAAAAGCAATATTCCGTATTTTCTTGAATATGGAGATCACGGACATATCATGTTCAAAGCCGAAAAAAACGGATTAGGTAGTTTTGTCGAGCCTAAGTATTACTACCGTCCTGTCCCTACTTCTCAACTTAATTTAAATAAAAATTTAAAACAGATTTTTGATTGGGATTAA
- a CDS encoding DUF5018-related domain-containing protein gives MKNIYKIILGLSLIVVGCQQGVDIDVSIIPDKPFIKSITLANMDSTGIIRNPISQTNVIDTINFIDSVFVKDRSVNFSNIWAQASLEEGCTIEPLGDSPAFGEYGDFSKPTKYKVISPTGRSAEWTVVVDFEKIVINCKVDNWVGNIFCSDGIWSSYSPGYCTGTKVSSSCDRLNLTFPFWDDEALMATFELELGDYDPELFSGKITLLDDVHLVGSGYDVTFHKGDAGTYSLLSGVMELVIDFSGYDIGDDKYKFTIKGQ, from the coding sequence ATGAAGAATATTTATAAAATCATACTGGGACTATCTTTGATAGTAGTGGGTTGCCAGCAGGGAGTAGATATTGATGTGTCAATTATTCCAGACAAACCATTTATAAAATCAATTACTCTTGCCAATATGGATTCTACCGGGATTATTCGAAATCCCATAAGTCAAACCAATGTGATAGACACCATTAACTTTATTGATTCGGTATTTGTAAAAGACCGTTCGGTTAATTTTTCAAATATCTGGGCACAGGCATCTCTCGAAGAAGGTTGTACAATAGAACCTCTTGGCGATTCCCCGGCTTTTGGTGAATATGGAGATTTCTCGAAACCCACAAAATATAAAGTTATTTCCCCTACCGGAAGAAGTGCCGAATGGACCGTCGTGGTTGACTTTGAAAAAATTGTAATTAATTGTAAAGTCGATAACTGGGTAGGTAATATTTTCTGTAGCGATGGCATCTGGAGCAGCTACAGTCCGGGATATTGCACAGGCACTAAAGTTTCCAGCAGTTGTGACAGATTAAACCTGACATTCCCTTTTTGGGACGACGAAGCACTAATGGCAACTTTCGAACTGGAGCTAGGGGATTATGACCCCGAGTTATTTTCCGGAAAAATCACCCTTTTAGACGATGTACACCTTGTTGGTTCAGGATATGATGTTACATTCCATAAGGGTGATGCGGGAACTTATAGCCTACTTTCGGGGGTGATGGAGTTGGTAATTGACTTTAGCGGATACGATATAGGTGACGATAAATATAAATTTACTATTAAAGGACAATAA
- a CDS encoding endonuclease/exonuclease/phosphatase family protein, which translates to MNTIDVFTNEYKVTKKQIRWVALLTFICSLYIPLASFGQEIKVMTYNIYHGEEYYSPGEKNLEKISAIINKYKPDFVAMQEVDSMTNRTATINNGVKMDVIKELAAMTGMYGFFGKAIPYSEGGYGEGVLSRFPSKSMSYNLPTPSGGEGRALLMIEHTFSNGQKIIFAGTHLCHQFPENRLAQTKAVCNILKDSTIPVVMGGDLNFTPDSPSYQEITKYFEDVAKMRGKAKYTFSFDEPSSRIDYIFVSKGHKWRIKNVKVIKENASDHMPVLVTLELKK; encoded by the coding sequence ATGAACACAATTGATGTTTTTACAAATGAGTACAAGGTAACAAAAAAACAAATACGATGGGTTGCATTATTAACCTTTATCTGTTCGCTGTATATTCCACTTGCTTCTTTTGGGCAAGAGATAAAAGTAATGACATACAATATCTATCATGGGGAAGAATATTATTCTCCGGGTGAGAAAAATTTGGAAAAAATCTCTGCAATTATCAATAAATACAAACCTGACTTTGTTGCCATGCAGGAAGTAGATAGCATGACCAATCGTACGGCAACAATAAATAACGGGGTAAAAATGGATGTTATAAAAGAACTTGCTGCCATGACCGGGATGTATGGTTTTTTTGGTAAGGCTATTCCTTACAGCGAAGGAGGTTATGGCGAGGGTGTCTTATCGCGTTTTCCCTCCAAGTCCATGTCTTATAACCTGCCGACTCCATCAGGTGGTGAAGGTCGTGCTTTACTGATGATAGAACATACTTTTTCAAACGGACAAAAAATTATATTTGCCGGGACCCATCTGTGCCACCAGTTTCCCGAAAATAGGCTGGCTCAAACCAAGGCAGTCTGCAATATTCTCAAAGACTCAACTATTCCTGTAGTTATGGGGGGAGATTTAAATTTTACACCAGATTCGCCCTCTTACCAAGAAATAACTAAATATTTTGAAGATGTAGCAAAAATGAGGGGGAAAGCCAAGTACACATTTTCTTTTGACGAACCCTCTTCCCGGATCGATTATATCTTTGTCTCCAAAGGCCATAAATGGCGTATTAAAAATGTAAAAGTGATAAAGGAGAATGCCTCTGATCATATGCCGGTTTTAGTCACTTTGGAGCTGAAAAAATAG